Within Gilvibacter sp. SZ-19, the genomic segment TGGTGACGATTATATAGTTCCATCTTTGCGCCGCGACTTTAGAGCTGGAGGTAGCGATAATGTCACCCTGATGTTCGACACTTTTAACGACGGCGTGAATGCCTTTCTGTTTGGAAGTAATCCGGCAGGAGTATTACGAGAGGCGTTGGTTTCTGGAGGAGGTACAGAGCTAAGGGGATTCACAACCAGTTGGGATACCAAATGGGTTGGCGAGACCAAACAATACGACGGTTATTACATTTGCGAATGGGCTATTCCGCTATCTGCCTTTAAGTACAACGAAGGAGAGACCAAATGGAGGTTTAATTCCTATATGTTCGACACCCAAGACAACGAACGCACTACTTGGATCAGAATTCCTCAAAATCAATTCATATTCAACCTGGCCTATATGGGCGACATGGTCTTTGAAAAGCCTTTGGGTAATTCTAAGAGTCCGATTTCTGTGATCCCATATGTAAATGGTTTGCTAGGGAAAGATTACGATATAAATGACCCATTTAGTGAATTCAAGTTTGGTGGCGATGCGCGTTTTACGCTTTGGAACAGTCTGAATCTGGACGTGACCATAAACCCAGATTTTTCTCAGGTAGAGGTAGATCAGCAAGTGACCAACCTCTCGCGTTTTGAGGTGAACTTACCCGAGCGCAGACAGTTCTTTATTGAGAACAACGACCTCTTTGCCGATTTCGGGAATTCTAGAGACGCCAACCCTTTCTTTTCAAGACGTATTGGAATTGCAAGTGATGCAGATGGCAATACCATTCAGAACGATATCATAGCTGGAGCACGACTGAGTGGAAAGGTAAACAACGATTTTAGAATTGGGTTTCTCAACATGCAGACCACCGCCGATGAGGCTAATGAGATCTCTGGGAACAACAATATGGTCGTGGCTTTACAGCACAGAGTATTTAGCCGCTCTAATATTAGCGCCTTATTTATAAATCGTCAGGCAACTGGTGACGAACCCTTTTTAGAACCTGAAGAAGAATACAATCGCGTTGTTGGTTTGGACTATAATCTGGCCAATGCCGACAACAGTTGGAACGGAAAATTCTTTGTGCACAAATCCTTTAAACGCAATACCGGAGACGATGATTTTTCTGCAGGGGCACGCTTGCAGTACAACAGTCGCAGATGGCGTGTAAGAGCCAGTGGTGTTTTTGTGGGCGAGGATTTTAACTCTGACCTAGGCTTTGTACGTCGTAAGGATATTTTTAAGATCGATCCGCAAGGAGAGCATTTGTGGTTTCCTAAATCAGGATTTATCAATAGACATGTATTCTCCTTTTTGCCAATTGTGATCTGGAGGCCTCAACTCGACTTTGAGTTATCTGATTATGTGCTGATTTCACGTTGGGAAGCAGAACTTAAAAACACTTCGAACATTCAAGTCAGTATGCGTAATCGATATGTAAGACTTTACGATGAGTTCGACCCTTCTCTATCAGATGGCGTACCCTTACCGGCAAATTCCGATTATCACTACAACCTGTTTGAGCTCGAATATCGCTCGGACAACCGCAAGGCATTTTTCTTTAACGTACAAAGCACTTTCGGAGGATGGTTCAATGGCTCTATCTACACGCAGAGACTCGATCTGAACCTGCGCTTACAACCCTACTTGACCCTATCTGCAGAAGGTCGCTACGACAAGATCAACCTTCCGGAACCTTATTCAGATAACGAACTCTGGCTTATTGGACCTCGTATAGATGTGACCTTTAATAAGTCACTGTTTTGGGCCACCTTTATTCAATACAATTCCAATCAGGGGAATTTAGGGATCAACTCTAGATTACAATGGCGATTCGCTCCGCTCTCGGATCTGTTCTTGGTGTATAACGACAACTACTTTACCGACGATGTATTTGCGCCGCGTTTTAGAACCATCAACTTGAAGTTGACCTACTGGTTGTATCTCTAAACTTTAACGGATTTCCATTTTCCTTTGCGGAATAGTGCAATGCCTATAGCCGCTATAAGTACTTCTGCCAAGGTTATGGCCAAGAGCACTCCCAAAGGCCCCATACCGAAACTCACGGCTGCCAAATAAGCAAAGGGCAGCTGGAATAGCCAAAAGCAAAAGAAATTGATCACTGTAGGTGTTTTAGTGTCTCCCGCCCCGTTAAAAGCTTGGATGATAACCATTCCGTAAGCATAGAAAACATAACCGGCAGCAATAACCCTTAAACTCAATGCTCCACTACCGATCACTTCCGGATCGTCACTAAAGATCTTGAGTATTCCCTCTGCAAAAAGCAAATAGAATACAGATACCAGGACCATAAAATAGGCATTGTACTTTCCGGTCTTCCATACTGAGGTGGCAGCCCTTTCAGGATTACCCGCTCCCAAGTTCTGACCTACCATAGTAGCTGCGGCATTACTCATACCCCAAGATGGCATAAGCGTAAACATTAGGACTCGAATTGCGATGGTGTAACCAGCGAGTACTTCGGAGCCAAACTCGGCCATGATCCGCATCAAGAACACCCAGCTCGAGGTTCCTATTATGAACTGTCCAATACCTCCCAAAGATACTTTGACCAAATTGATCATCTCTGAGGCGCGCACAACTATGTCCTTGAATCCAACTTTAATGCGGCTCCATCCGTAGAAAAGTATCAAGAGTTGAAAGATCACTGCACTACCCCTTCCTATGGTAGTTGCTATTGCTGCCCCTTGCACACCAAAGCCTGGTATTGGGCCCCATCCAAAAATGAGTAAAGGATCTAATACAATATTCAAAACGTTGGACAAGATCAGTACGCGCATGGCTACGGCAGCATCTCCCGCACCTCTAAAGATCGCATTGATCAGAAAAAGCAGCATGATGGTGACGTTTCCTCCTAAAAGTATTTGTGTAAATCGGAAGCCTTCTTCTATAAGATCTGGCTGCCCGCCCATCAGCCTTAAAATATCCTTAGGAAACAGAATACCG encodes:
- a CDS encoding DUF5916 domain-containing protein, whose amino-acid sequence is MRSNLITTYIALLTVFYSLGQTKSVTVKYISEEITVDALLDEPAWQTAEPATNFWQYFPTDSVQARNQTEIKFMFDDRKLYVGIKVEAIGDDYIVPSLRRDFRAGGSDNVTLMFDTFNDGVNAFLFGSNPAGVLREALVSGGGTELRGFTTSWDTKWVGETKQYDGYYICEWAIPLSAFKYNEGETKWRFNSYMFDTQDNERTTWIRIPQNQFIFNLAYMGDMVFEKPLGNSKSPISVIPYVNGLLGKDYDINDPFSEFKFGGDARFTLWNSLNLDVTINPDFSQVEVDQQVTNLSRFEVNLPERRQFFIENNDLFADFGNSRDANPFFSRRIGIASDADGNTIQNDIIAGARLSGKVNNDFRIGFLNMQTTADEANEISGNNNMVVALQHRVFSRSNISALFINRQATGDEPFLEPEEEYNRVVGLDYNLANADNSWNGKFFVHKSFKRNTGDDDFSAGARLQYNSRRWRVRASGVFVGEDFNSDLGFVRRKDIFKIDPQGEHLWFPKSGFINRHVFSFLPIVIWRPQLDFELSDYVLISRWEAELKNTSNIQVSMRNRYVRLYDEFDPSLSDGVPLPANSDYHYNLFELEYRSDNRKAFFFNVQSTFGGWFNGSIYTQRLDLNLRLQPYLTLSAEGRYDKINLPEPYSDNELWLIGPRIDVTFNKSLFWATFIQYNSNQGNLGINSRLQWRFAPLSDLFLVYNDNYFTDDVFAPRFRTINLKLTYWLYL
- a CDS encoding MATE family efflux transporter yields the protein METPKKGLGYYLGLLATAVKGSQQDFTTGSIRRAIFMLSVPMVLEMMMESVFFLVDAYFVSSLGANAIATVGLTESVLTLVYAVAIGLSMGVTAIVARRIGEKDTEGARRTAVQAIMLGILVASLISVIGILFPKDILRLMGGQPDLIEEGFRFTQILLGGNVTIMLLFLINAIFRGAGDAAVAMRVLILSNVLNIVLDPLLIFGWGPIPGFGVQGAAIATTIGRGSAVIFQLLILFYGWSRIKVGFKDIVVRASEMINLVKVSLGGIGQFIIGTSSWVFLMRIMAEFGSEVLAGYTIAIRVLMFTLMPSWGMSNAAATMVGQNLGAGNPERAATSVWKTGKYNAYFMVLVSVFYLLFAEGILKIFSDDPEVIGSGALSLRVIAAGYVFYAYGMVIIQAFNGAGDTKTPTVINFFCFWLFQLPFAYLAAVSFGMGPLGVLLAITLAEVLIAAIGIALFRKGKWKSVKV